In Spirosoma sp. KUDC1026, the sequence ATCCTTTGTAGCCAGGCTATTCTGATATAGCAACCGGAAATAGCGTTCCATGACAGGAACCCGCACCATCAGTGCATTATAATCAGCCAGCGAAATCATCAACAGCTGCGTTTCTTCAATAGCATCGATGTTTAGCAGGGCTTCTTCCTGGAAAAGAAAGCTGTTGAGATCGGAAATCCACCAGCCCTCCCAGCCAAAGAGATTGATGTGCTCATGCCCTTTTTCGTCGACATTATAGGCCCGGAGCAGCCCTTTCGTAACGAAGGAAAGATGCGTGCAGATGGCTCCCTGCTGAAGCAGATACTGCCGTTTTCGCAGCTTCCTGGCCATAAAAACCGATTGTATACCTTCCCGATCCTGCTCTGTTAAGGCAACTTTTTCCTGGATATGAGCAAACAGAACGTCAAACATGCAGTATTTGCCCCTTGGAGGGGCCGGAGGTGACAACTCCTGCAAATATACAATTATTGACTCGCAGCGACCGATTGAAACCGGATAACCAGTCGGCAGAACACGTTCGTACGCTTGACAAACGTCTGGTTGAAACCAAAACTAATCTGTTATCCTTTTGGGGATGTTTATACCTGTTTTCTCGGGTATACTACGTCACTTGCCCGCCCAGACAACCCTACGAATGATAGCCACCGGTGGATGCCCCAAGAATATTCTCTCGATCAAAGATGCCATGGAAGCCATCGAAGGTCGGTGGAAACTGCTGATCCTGTTCTCGCTGGTATCTGGCCCCAAACGGTTCAGGCAAATCTCCGGCGAGGTGACCGGCATTACCGATAAAGTGTTGTCGAAAGAACTGAAAACGCTGGAGTCTAACCAACTCATCAAACGCACGGTCTACGATACGTTCCCGCCTACTGTGCAGTACGCCATCACCGAACACGGCCAGTCGCTGGAGCGCGTCATGGAGGAACTTCACCGCTGGGGACTGATTCACCGCAAACAGATCATTGGTACGGAGTAGCCACTCAGTTCACCTGCCAGCGCTGCCCCTCGATCGACTGTTCGTCGGCCAGGATACGCATCCGGTAGGCGTTCATCGCCGTTTTGCCGAGCTGGTTGATGAGCTGGTAGTTAGCGACAATCCCCACGGCCGCACCAATGCCCGGAATGAGCTGTGCCATTTTCGACAGATCAATATAATCACGGTATTCCTGCTGGAACGTCAACCAGTCGAACTGATGAATATCGTCGGGCAGTTGCCGGCTGTGTTCGGCCCAGTTGGCCAGGTGCTGGTACACCACCTGCCGACGTTCCTGACTCGAAAAGGCCAGCTGAAAGACATATAAAATAAAAACCCGTTCCCGGTAATCGCTGATCGGAAAGCCGTACAACGCGCCAAT encodes:
- a CDS encoding helix-turn-helix domain-containing protein codes for the protein MFIPVFSGILRHLPAQTTLRMIATGGCPKNILSIKDAMEAIEGRWKLLILFSLVSGPKRFRQISGEVTGITDKVLSKELKTLESNQLIKRTVYDTFPPTVQYAITEHGQSLERVMEELHRWGLIHRKQIIGTE
- a CDS encoding Crp/Fnr family transcriptional regulator — encoded protein: MFDVLFAHIQEKVALTEQDREGIQSVFMARKLRKRQYLLQQGAICTHLSFVTKGLLRAYNVDEKGHEHINLFGWEGWWISDLNSFLFQEEALLNIDAIEETQLLMISLADYNALMVRVPVMERYFRLLYQNSLATKDRRLISSITHTAEEKYLQMAHRHPQIIQRVPQHLIASYLGLAPETISRIRKSLALRQSR